From the Simplicispira suum genome, the window AGGAAGGCGCCGCCGCGCGCCACCACCCGCGCGCCGGGCTCAAGGCCAGAGGCAATCTCCACGCGCTCGCCGACGCGCTGGCCGATCTGCACGCGGTGCAGCACGACATGGCTGTCCGCGCCAAGCTCGAACACATGCTGGAAGCCGTCGCGCAGCACCAGGGCCGACTGCGGCACCGTGAGCGCCGAACGCTCGCCGAGCAGGAATTCGCCTTGCGCGTACATGCCGGAGCGCAGGTCCGCGTGCGGGGGCAGGTCCACGTACACCAGCGCATTGCGCGTTTTCGGGTCCACCGTGGGCGCAAGCATGCGCACCGTCCCAGCCACCTCGGTGCCGGCGGCGGTGGTCACGCGCACCGGGTCGCCGGTGTGGATGCGCGGCAGGTCGGTCGCGCTCACTTCGGCGCGCCATTCGAGCCGGCCCTTCCTGACCATGCGAAACAGCTCGGTGCCTGCGCCGACCACGGCGCCCACCGTGGCGCTGCGCGATGAAATGACGCCGCTGTCGGGCGCCAGAACCTGCGTGTGCTTGAGACGCAGCTGCTGGGCGCTGAGCAGGGCCTGCGCGGCCTCGACGCGGGCTTGGGCGGTTTGTGAGCCGGTGGCGTACTGGCCGATTTGCTGCTGACTGAGCGTGCCCGAGGCAATCAAGGTCTGCGCGCGCTCGGCATTGGCTGAGGCTTCCGCGGCGTTCGCCTTGGCTTCCAGCAGGCTGGCGCGTGCTTGCGCCAGGTCGGCCTGCACGGTGTCGT encodes:
- a CDS encoding efflux RND transporter periplasmic adaptor subunit, yielding MQRRKLTLSLAAIATLCVLAAAFALFAAPPSRAADDAKEGEASKPRPALAVTVVEPTRSSIRLRLPANGNVAAWQEASIGAQSNGLRLTEVRANVGDRVRTGQVLAVFADDTVQADLAQARASLLEAKANAAEASANAERAQTLIASGTLSQQQIGQYATGSQTAQARVEAAQALLSAQQLRLKHTQVLAPDSGVISSRSATVGAVVGAGTELFRMVRKGRLEWRAEVSATDLPRIHTGDPVRVTTAAGTEVAGTVRMLAPTVDPKTRNALVYVDLPPHADLRSGMYAQGEFLLGERSALTVPQSALVLRDGFQHVFELGADSHVVLHRVQIGQRVGERVEIASGLEPGARVVARGGAFLNDGDLVRVTQNSEQNRAPALTAPAQAASK